The genomic DNA CTTCTTGTGGTACCTGCGGCGATTCTTCTGGGGCCGTTCCTTCCACGGCACTCGATACTCGGTTCCGCGACTGGGAAAGCGGGTCTGCAGGAGCAGGTTCATTCGGAAACTGCGTGGCATGTGGGGATGTTGCGTCCTGATGGGTTGCGCATCATTCCCGGTGGGCGGTCGGATGCGTCACACGTGCTGAACCCGAATCAGTTTGCTGATAAGGACGTAAGGCATTCCTACTGGGTTGCGACGCAGATTCCTGCGACGCTCAACAAACT from Paraburkholderia sp. HP33-1 includes the following:
- a CDS encoding PCYCGC domain-containing protein — protein: MALLVALLLVVPAAILLGPFLPRHSILGSATGKAGLQEQVHSETAWHVGMLRPDGLRIIPGGRSDASHVLNPNQFADKDVRHSYWVATQIPATLNKLYCWCGCENRGVHRSNLQCFEDQMAVTCAVCQGTAEIAWQMTQAGVQDAGKIQAAVDVKWAPNG